Proteins co-encoded in one Callospermophilus lateralis isolate mCalLat2 chromosome 2, mCalLat2.hap1, whole genome shotgun sequence genomic window:
- the Mtmr2 gene encoding phosphatidylinositol-3,5-bisphosphate 3-phosphatase MTMR2 isoform X4 → MEEPPLLPGENIKDMAKDVTYICPFTGAVRGTLTVTNYRLYFKSMERDPPFVLDASLGVISRVEKIGGASSRGENSYGLETVCKDIRNLRFAHKPEGRTRRSIFENLMKYAFPVSNNLPLFAFEYKEVFPENGWKLYDSLLEYRRQGIPNESWRITKINERYELCDTYPALLVVPSNIPDEELKRVASFRSRGRIPVLSWIHPESQATITRCSQPMVGVSGKRNKDDEKYLQAIMDSNAQSHKIFIFDARPSVNAVANKAKGGGYESEDAYQNAELVFLDIHNIHVMRESLRKLKEIVYPNIEETHWLSNLESTHWLEHIKLILAGALRIADKVESGKTSVVVHCSDGWDRTAQLTSLAMLMLDGYYRTIRGFEVLVEKEWLSFGHRFQLRVGHGDKNHADAERSPVFLQFIDCVWQMTRQFPTAFEFNEYFLITILDHLYSCLFGTFLCNSEQQRGKENLPKRTVSLWSYINSQLEDFTNPLYGSYSNHVLYPVASMRHLELWVGYYIRWNPRMKPQEPIHNRYKELLAKRAELQKKVEELQREISNRSTSSSERASSPAQCVTPVQTVV, encoded by the exons ATGGAAGAACCACCCTTGCTTCCaggagaaaatattaaagatatgg CCAAAGATGTAACTTACATCTGTCCATTTACTGGTGCTGTAAGAGGAACTCTGACTGTCACGAATTACAGGTTATATTTCAAAAGCATGGAACGG gaCCCCCCATTTGTTTTAGATGCTTCTCTTGGTGTTATAAGTAGAGTAGAAAAAATTGGTGGTGCTTCTAGTCGAGGTGAAAATTCTTATGGACTGGAAACTGTGTGCAAG GATATTAGGAATTTACGATTTGCTCATAAACCTGAGGGGCGAACAAGAAGATCCATATTTGAGAATCTAATGAAATATGCATTTCCTGTCTCTAATAACCTG CCTCTTTTTGCTTTTGAATACAAAGAAGTATTCCCAGAAAATGGGTGGAAGCTATATGATTCTCTTTTAGAGTATAGAAGGCAG GGAATTCCAAATGAAAGCTGgagaataactaaaataaatgaacGATATGAACTTTGTGATACATACCCTGCCTTGTTGGTTGTGCCATcaaatattcctgatgaagaatTAAAGAGAGTGGCATCCTTTAGGTCAAGGGGCCGCATCCCA GTTTTATCCTGGATTCATCCTGAAAGTCAAGCCACAATCACTCGATGTAGCCAGCCCATGGTAGGAGTGAGTGGGAAGCGAAACAAAGATGATGAAAAATACCTTCAAGCCATCATGGATTCCAATGCCCAGTCTCACAAAATCTTTATATTTGATGCCCGACCAAGTGTTAATGCTGTTGCCAATAAG GCAAAAGGTGGAGGTTATGAAAGTGAAGATGCTTATcaaaacgcagaactagtttttctGGATATCCACAATATTCATGTCATGAGAGAATCATTACGAAAACTTAAAGAGATTGTGTACCCCAACATTGAGGAAACTCACTGGCTGTCTAACTTGGAATCTACTCACTGGCTAGAACATATTAAG CTTATTCTTGCAGGGGCTCTTCGGATTGCTGACAAGGTAGAGTCAGGGAAGACGTCTGTGGTGGTACACTGCAGTGATGGTTGGGATCGCACAGCTCAGCTAACTTCCCTAGCCATGCTTATGTTGGATGGATACTATCGCACAATACGAGgatttgaagtccttgtggagaaaGAGTGGCTAAGCTTTGGACATAGATTTCAACTA agagttggccatggagataaGAACCATGCAGATGCAGAAAGATCACCTGTTTTCCTTCAGTTTATTGACTGTGTGTGGCAAATGACAAGACAG TTTCCTACTGCATTTGAATTCAATGAATATTTTCTCATTACCATTTTGGACCACCTATACAGCTGCTTGTTTGGAACATTCCTTTGTAACAGTGAACAGCAGAGAGGAAAAGAG AATCTTCCTAAGAGGACTGTGTCACTGTGGTCTTACATAAATAGCCAGCTGGAAGACTTCACTAATCCTCTCTATGGGAGTTATTCCAATCATGTCCTTTATCCAGTAGCCAGCATGCGCCACCTAGAGCTTTGGGTGGGATATTACATAAGATGGAATCCACGGATGAAACCACAG GAACCTATTCACAATAGATACAAAGAACTTCTTGCTAAACGAGCAGAGCTTCAGAAAAAAGTAGAGGAACTACAGAGAGAAATTTCCAACCGATCAACCTCATCCTCAGAGAGAGCCAGCTCTCCTGCACAATGTGTCACTCCTGTCCAGACTGTTGTGTAA